The genomic stretch GAACAATCCACCCAGTGTGATAAGTTCCAGGCACTATGAAATCTGTAAGTTCTACTCATTGGATGAGCATACGGCGGTTCCGGACATGCTGATCGTCAGCACAAAAGTATGGGACGGGCTTACTGAACAAGAGCAAAACTGGCTTCAGGAGGCTGCAGATGAGTCGGCTACATTCCAGTACAAGATATGGGCGGAGGCAGAGGAAGAAAGTATGAGGATCTTGGAAGCGGAAGGTGTTACCATTACACGTCCAGACAAGGAGCCCTTCAGAAAGGCCGTGGAGCCTATGTATGAGCAGATCAAGCAAACGCAGCCAGAAATGTACGAGATCATAGAAAAGATTAGGAACCATGAATAACCAAAGTAACTCTCTCAAGAATCGTATAAACCATAATGTAGGATTTGCACTAATGCTCATCATGGCCCTTATGGTAATTAATGTGACATGGCAGGTGCTATCCCGATATGTCTTTCAATCGCCAAGTTCTTTTACAGACGAATTGGCAAGGTTTTTATTGATCTGGCTGGGAATGTTGGGTGCTGCATATGTTGCTGGACATAATGAACATTTGGCCATCGATATATTGCCTTCTAAGCTTACCGGTAAGGCCAAGAACAACCTGATGATCTTTATCCATTTTATCATCATTGCCTTTTCTGTTCCAGTTATGATTTTTGGTGGCAGCAATTTGGTGTATATCACATATATGCTTGGTCAAAAATCCACCACTTTACAGATACCTTTGGCATATGTGTATACCATTATACCTATCAGTGGAGCCTTGATCCTGATTTACCAATTGGCTGATATCAAACTCCTTCTTCAACAAAACCCAAAATCATAATCATGGAATACATTACTATAATCATATTAGTACTAAGTTTTATAACCCTGATGGGATTGGGCGTTCCGGTGGCATGGAGCCTTGGTTTTTCCAGTCTGTTGACATTGATGGTGACAGTAGCTGCAGTGCCATCCATGACAACGATCGCCCAACGAATGGGGGCAGGCTTAAATAGTTTTTCCCTGTTAGCGATTCCCTTCTTCATTTTGGCAGGAGAGATAATGAACAAAGGAGGTATTGCCAATAGGCTAATAAATCTCGCCAAAGCACTTACCGGAAGACTCCCTGGAGGTTTGCTTTATGTAAATGTTATTGCGGCCATGCTTTTCGGTGCCATCGCCGGATCGGCCGTTGCGGCTGCGTCTGCCCTGGGAGGTATCCTGGGAAAAAGAATGGATGATGAAGGATACCCTAAAGAGCTGGGTGTAGCGGTGAATGTAACCTCGTCTACCACAGGCCTGGTGATTCCGCCTTCAAATGTTTTGATTGTATATTCCTTGGCCAGTGGCGGGGTTTCTATTGCAGCGCTTTTCATAGCAGGATATATTCCTGGGCTTTTTATGGGGCTGCTTTTGATGTTGACGGCAGGATACTTCATCAGGAAGCATAAGTTGCCTGCAGGTGAGCGGACTTCTTTTAAAGAACTCGGTAGGGTATTCTTTTCTGCTGCACCTAGTTTGACTTTATTGGTGATTGTGATTGGAGGAATCGTGATGGGGGTATTTACCGCCACAGAAGCATCTGCCATAGCGGTCCTGTACACGCTGGGGCTTTCCTTTTTTTATGGAGAACTGAAAGTAAAAGATTTACCGGCCATTTTGCTTAAATCTTCCGCAACGACAGCCGTCGTGGCGATGTTGATCGCTACTTCTATGGCCATGTCTTGGGTGATGTCCAGCGAAGATATTCCCCAGTCCATCAGTGCTGTGCTGTTGTCATTAAGTGATAACAAGTTTGTAATCCTTATTATCATAAATGTTATCCTCTTGTTTGTGGGAATATTTATGGATATGACACCTGCTGTACTGATTTTTACGCCGATATTCTTGCCTGTGGTAACCGAACTGGGCATTGACCCTGTGCACTTTGGTATCATCATGGTACTGAACCTTTGTATTGGGCTATGTACACCACCTGTGGGATCGGTGCTCTTTATTGGGGTAGGAGTAGCCAAAACTTCCATTGCCCAAGTGGTCAAACCTTTGCTTCCGTTCTTTATCGCAATGATCATAGGCTTGGCCATCATTACCATTTGGCCACAAATGACCCTTTGGCTGCCAAGTCTCTTTGGACTTTAAACCCGAATCTAAAATTAAATTCCAGTTGTATCGACTGGTATTGGAAATCATTAAGACCATTTGGGTTTTCGAATAGTCGGAAACC from Echinicola soli encodes the following:
- a CDS encoding TRAP transporter small permease; translated protein: MNNQSNSLKNRINHNVGFALMLIMALMVINVTWQVLSRYVFQSPSSFTDELARFLLIWLGMLGAAYVAGHNEHLAIDILPSKLTGKAKNNLMIFIHFIIIAFSVPVMIFGGSNLVYITYMLGQKSTTLQIPLAYVYTIIPISGALILIYQLADIKLLLQQNPKS
- a CDS encoding TRAP transporter large permease — encoded protein: MEYITIIILVLSFITLMGLGVPVAWSLGFSSLLTLMVTVAAVPSMTTIAQRMGAGLNSFSLLAIPFFILAGEIMNKGGIANRLINLAKALTGRLPGGLLYVNVIAAMLFGAIAGSAVAAASALGGILGKRMDDEGYPKELGVAVNVTSSTTGLVIPPSNVLIVYSLASGGVSIAALFIAGYIPGLFMGLLLMLTAGYFIRKHKLPAGERTSFKELGRVFFSAAPSLTLLVIVIGGIVMGVFTATEASAIAVLYTLGLSFFYGELKVKDLPAILLKSSATTAVVAMLIATSMAMSWVMSSEDIPQSISAVLLSLSDNKFVILIIINVILLFVGIFMDMTPAVLIFTPIFLPVVTELGIDPVHFGIIMVLNLCIGLCTPPVGSVLFIGVGVAKTSIAQVVKPLLPFFIAMIIGLAIITIWPQMTLWLPSLFGL